CCGCGCGATCGGGCCGGCCGGGTTCGGTTCTTTCGCGGTTGCGCTTGCAGCGACTGGACTGGGCGGGATCCTGGCAAGTTCGGGACTGGCGAACGCGGCCGCTCGGAGGACGGGCGACGACATCTCCGGTGACCGAGCCATCGTCACCGCGGCGGCGTTGGCCGGGCTGCTGGTGGCCCTCGTTTTCGCACTGGGTGCCCCCCTGTGGGCCCGCTTATGGGGGAATCCGGATGCAACGCCACTGATTCGCGCCCTCTGTATCGGACTCGCTGTCGGCAGTTATGGAGGTGTCCTCGCGGGGATCGCCAGGCGGCTTGGTCGGATAGGGATCTGGACGGCCGCGACCTTTGCATCTAGCGTCGTCGCGATGCTGCTGGGGGGTTGGGCCACCTACGCGACTCGGGAGGCATGGAGCCTGACCGTCATGCCCGTCGCCCTCAGCGTGATCAGCAGCACCATCCTGCTGGTGGCGATGGGCCGAAGGGGAATACCCACCCGACGGCTGGGCACGGTGGGCCATGACATCGCCTACGGAGCGAAGTCCCTTGGTTCCTCACTCCTGACCTACATCGCCTACGGACTCCCGATGTGGAGTATGAGCCGCTGGCTAGGCGCAAGCACGCTGGGTTCGTGGAACCGCGCGGCGGTCGTGGGTCAGATTCCTCTCGAGAGCGCCTCGCGGGCAGCGGTGACCGTGATCTTCCCGAAATTCCGCTGGGACAGGGCGGGTGGTGACCGTGTGCGTCGACGCTGGTCAGCGCTGATGGCCACCTCGGCAATCGTCGTGCTTCCTCTCACTGCACTTGTGGTGCCAGCGGTCCCGACGGTGACCCGCATTATCCTGGGCTCGCAATGGGCCGAAGCTGGTCTCATGGCGCAGTTCATCCTGATAGCCACCGCAGTGAATGTGCTCAACGCATTGCTGGGGTCGGCGCTGGAGGCGTCCAACAATTTCCGCGCTGTCTGGATGAGCCAGATAGCTGTCATCGCGACCCTCACCGTCGCCTGTGTCCTGATGCTGGTCACTGGGCGCTGGGTAGCGGTTGCCGGCGGCTACGTCATCGCTGCACTCGTCAGTCAGGCTGTTCAAGTCGTTTGGTCCTCGAGGGGGCAGTTGCTTTCCTCGCGCAGCATCCTTCTGGGGTATACCGCGGCGGCAACTCTCAGCCTGATCATGCTAGGGATCGCGTCGGCGATCGTCGCCCTGGCTTCCTCCGACGTCGTGCTCATCGGAATGCTTGTCCTGGTCGCAGTGAGTGCTTTACTCGCCCTTTTCGCGCTTCGAAACCACATTGAGCCGTTAGCCGTATTGGTCGGTGGACATGAGTGACGGGAATCCGGTCGTCACCCGTGCCCCGGGACTCAGGCGGCTTGACCAGTTGCGCAGCATATCCACCGGATTGCTTGAGCTGAGCAGGACACCTCCCTGCGGGCAGGCGACGATCTGGCTGGGAGACTCACACACCCGCTTCAACCTCGGCCATCCTCAAAGGGAGGGCCGGTTCGTACGGCTCTCCGATGCCGACTTCGTGTGGTCTATAGGACCACGGCTTATGTACTCGGTAGCGCGGCGCGGCTGGCCCGCGGATGTGCGAATGGGGGCAGCGTTTGTGCGCAGGGCAAGTCGCAGACTGAAACTTCACATCTGCGCAGTACTCGGCGAAATCGACGTGAGAGTCTTCCTCGGTGAGCGCTACGCCACCGGGACCCTCGACTTGT
This genomic interval from Candidatus Nanopelagicales bacterium contains the following:
- a CDS encoding oligosaccharide flippase family protein, which codes for MSMVWVAQILTMGMQLVYAGVTSRAIGPAGFGSFAVALAATGLGGILASSGLANAAARRTGDDISGDRAIVTAAALAGLLVALVFALGAPLWARLWGNPDATPLIRALCIGLAVGSYGGVLAGIARRLGRIGIWTAATFASSVVAMLLGGWATYATREAWSLTVMPVALSVISSTILLVAMGRRGIPTRRLGTVGHDIAYGAKSLGSSLLTYIAYGLPMWSMSRWLGASTLGSWNRAAVVGQIPLESASRAAVTVIFPKFRWDRAGGDRVRRRWSALMATSAIVVLPLTALVVPAVPTVTRIILGSQWAEAGLMAQFILIATAVNVLNALLGSALEASNNFRAVWMSQIAVIATLTVACVLMLVTGRWVAVAGGYVIAALVSQAVQVVWSSRGQLLSSRSILLGYTAAATLSLIMLGIASAIVALASSDVVLIGMLVLVAVSALLALFALRNHIEPLAVLVGGHE